GTCATGAGCAAGGCAGGTCGTGACAACCTGGGCACGGACTTAACACAGTAAGGGGAAATTGCAACCGCAGCCATGCTCCGGGAGCGCCCGGCTTAGCGCACCAGCAGGATGGGGGAGAGGATCTTTTCCTCTAACCAGTCGGAAAGATGCTGCAAGCTCTCCGCATTGATCTCGTGGCCCATCTCGAACTCGCGGTAGGTCACCGGCGCCTGCAGGCGCCGCAAGGTCTCGACCGACTCGCGGCCGCGGCCCACATCGATCAGCTCATCACGGGTGCCGTGATGCACCAGCGTCGGGAGACGCTGGCGCGAACGAGGCGGCAACTCCTCGGCCACCGATCCCGCAAGCCACGAGCTGAGCGCCACCAAACCGGCAAACCGCTCCGGTTCCGCCAGCGCGAGCGCAGACGCGATCACGCCACCTTGGCTGAAACCGAGGACGACGAATTTGTCGGCCGCTATCGGGTAACGCTGCAGCGCCGCGTCGAGGAACCGCCTGGCATCGTCCACGCCCGCCGCCAATGCAACCGCATCGGGCGGGGCGGCCAGGGTCAGCGGAAACCAGCCGTAACCGGTCATCGGTCCCAACGGCACCTCGACGGCTCCTTGCGGGCACAAGACCAGGAAACGGCCACCGGCAAGGTACGGCGCCAATCCCAGCAGGTCCATGGCGTTCGCACCCCAGCCGTGCAATGCCAGAATGGTTGGGTGCGGTCCTTCACCAGCGGGCTCGTACAGCGCGTGCAGGAGGTGCATGG
The sequence above is drawn from the Candidatus Binatia bacterium genome and encodes:
- a CDS encoding alpha/beta fold hydrolase, which translates into the protein MHLLHALYEPAGEGPHPTILALHGWGANAMDLLGLAPYLAGGRFLVLCPQGAVEVPLGPMTGYGWFPLTLAAPPDAVALAAGVDDARRFLDAALQRYPIAADKFVVLGFSQGGVIASALALAEPERFAGLVALSSWLAGSVAEELPPRSRQRLPTLVHHGTRDELIDVGRGRESVETLRRLQAPVTYREFEMGHEINAESLQHLSDWLEEKILSPILLVR